From a region of the Candidatus Methylomirabilis limnetica genome:
- a CDS encoding type II toxin-antitoxin system Phd/YefM family antitoxin: MAKTLTALKEISALAVRQHLGEILSRVANQRDRFVIKKAGIPTAVLLSIQDYEDLDDLAQTALEQLDSEYQKSLKQARKEIEAGRYIRDEDMWRDLINKEAKARPQAAKVVR; encoded by the coding sequence ATGGCAAAAACACTGACCGCTTTAAAAGAAATATCGGCGCTAGCGGTACGCCAGCACCTCGGAGAAATCCTGAGTCGCGTCGCCAATCAACGTGATCGCTTCGTGATCAAGAAAGCGGGAATCCCGACAGCCGTGCTCCTCAGCATCCAGGATTATGAAGACCTCGACGATCTTGCGCAGACCGCTCTTGAGCAGCTTGATTCTGAATACCAGAAGAGCCTCAAGCAGGCCAGAAAAGAGATCGAGGCCGGACGGTATATTCGCGACGAAGACATGTGGCGGGACCTTATCAATAAGGAAGCGAAGGCTAGACCACAAGCTGCCAAGGTAGTCCGTTAG
- a CDS encoding type II toxin-antitoxin system RelE family toxin, producing the protein MPYEIRYHPEVRKVLARLDASMHRRILEAIEALKENPYRGQKLREVHVGQWRLRVGPYRIRYDIAEDEVFILRIGHRREIYR; encoded by the coding sequence ATGCCCTACGAGATCCGCTACCACCCTGAGGTCCGAAAGGTCCTCGCCCGGCTCGATGCTTCAATGCATCGCCGCATATTGGAAGCCATTGAGGCGCTGAAAGAGAATCCCTACCGGGGCCAGAAGCTCCGGGAAGTTCATGTCGGCCAATGGCGCCTGCGAGTTGGTCCCTATCGCATACGGTACGACATCGCCGAGGACGAGGTGTTCATCCTCCGCATTGGGCACCGGCGAGAAATCTACAGATAG